In Lotus japonicus ecotype B-129 chromosome 5, LjGifu_v1.2, one genomic interval encodes:
- the LOC130720840 gene encoding fructose-1,6-bisphosphatase, cytosolic-like has product MDHSEEAHRTDLMTITRFVLNEQSKHPESRGDFSILLSHIVLGCKFVCSAVSKAGLAKLIGLAGETNVQGEEQKKLDVLSNEVFIKALVSSGRTSILVSEEDEEATFVEASKRGKYCVVFDPLDGSSNIDCGVSIGTIFGIYMVKDQEPTIGDVLQPGKNMLAAGYCMYGSSCTLVISTGSGVNGFTLDPSLGEFILTHPDIKIPKKGKIYSVNEGNAKNWDGPTAKYVEKCKYPTDGSSPKSLRYIGSMVADVHRTLLYGGVFLYPADKKSPNGKLRVLYEVFPMSFLLEQAGGQSITGKQRALDLVPTKLHERSPIFLGSYDDVEEIKALYAAEEEKK; this is encoded by the exons ATGGATCACAGTGAGGAAGCTCATCGCACTGATCTCATGACCATTACCCGGTTTGTATTGAACGAGCAATCCAAGCACCCTGAGTCTCGCGGTGATTTCTCCATCTTGCTCAGTCACATTGTTCTTGGTTGCAAATTTGTTTGCTCTGCTGTTAGCAAG GCTGGTCTTGCTAAGCTTATTGGACTTGCTGGAGAGACAAATGTTCAG GGTGAAGAGCAAAAGAAACTGGATGTCCTTTCCAATGAGGTCTTTATCAAGGCTTTAGTAAGCAGTGGGAGAACA AGCATCTTGGTGtctgaagaagatgaggagGCAACATTTGTGGAGGCTTCTAAGCGTGGAAA GTACTGTGTTGTTTTTGACCCACTGGATGGTTCCTCTAACATTGATTGTGGGGTTTCCATTGGCACT ATTTTTGGGATTTATATGGTGAAAGACCAGGAACCAACCATTGGAGATGTGTTGCAACCTGGGAAGAACATGTTGGCAGCTGGTTATTGTATGTATGGAAGCTCATGCACG CTTGTGATAAGTACAGGAAGTGGTGTTAATGGTTTCACCCTTGATCCTTCCCTTGGAGAGTTCATCCTAACTCACCCAGACATCAAG ATCCCAAAGAAAGGCAAGATCTATTCAGTGAATGAAGGAAATGCTAAAAACTGGGATGGTCCTACTGCCAA GTATGTGGAGAAATGCAAGTATCCAACAGATGGTTCATCACCAAAGTCGCTAAGATATATTGGAAG CATGGTTGCTGATGTTCACCGCACATTGCTTTATGGAGGTGTCTTTCTGTACCCGGCTGATAAAAAGAGTCCAAATGGGAAACTTCG TGTACTCTATGAAGTCTTCCCCATGTCATTCTTGCTTGAACAGGCAGGAGGACAATCTATCACCGGCAAGCAACGG GCACTTGATTTAGTTCCAACGAAATTGCACGAGCGATCCCCTATATTCCTTGGTAGCTATGATGATGTGGAAGAAATCAAAGCTCTCTATGCTGCagaggaagaaaagaaatga